The following proteins are co-located in the Chloroflexota bacterium genome:
- a CDS encoding class I SAM-dependent methyltransferase → MMLSKDHLKERQASDVYAAHWEQRPSVDFAATSIPKTIKMSKVTRFIDSLRLPPKARALDIGCADGLYLALLAQRNFEVVGVDYVWPNVSKAILQTKDIKGNLGIIQGDAERLPFATGVFDLCTHLAVLEHLPHPEESLAECSRVLRDGGHLVLYTCNDKQPFFLALRRMLAPKSHVRWWNSLGHSPEGYFSERRLKEMLIRNSLRLKTVQYNHALFSYIYDLCLFQWLLKIGNELLLRRRKPGPDRLSGYNSLIKLYNSLIYPLLQILDGLDHILFYRYRCSFSILIVAEKVAKDKCLHPLDEIY, encoded by the coding sequence ATGATGTTGAGCAAAGATCATCTTAAAGAGAGACAGGCGAGCGATGTCTATGCGGCCCATTGGGAGCAAAGGCCATCGGTAGATTTTGCTGCTACTTCTATCCCTAAAACCATAAAGATGTCCAAGGTAACAAGATTTATAGATAGTCTAAGATTACCCCCAAAAGCAAGGGCGCTGGATATTGGTTGCGCTGATGGTCTTTATTTGGCCCTGCTCGCACAACGGAACTTTGAAGTGGTGGGTGTAGACTACGTATGGCCAAATGTATCTAAAGCTATCCTCCAAACCAAGGATATAAAAGGCAACCTGGGTATCATACAAGGCGATGCAGAAAGGCTGCCCTTCGCCACTGGCGTCTTCGACTTGTGCACGCACCTTGCTGTACTGGAGCATTTGCCTCACCCCGAAGAAAGCCTGGCTGAGTGTTCAAGAGTGCTTAGAGATGGCGGACATTTAGTCTTATACACCTGTAACGATAAACAGCCCTTTTTCCTGGCTTTACGAAGAATGCTTGCCCCTAAGAGTCACGTCCGTTGGTGGAATAGTTTAGGGCATTCCCCTGAGGGGTACTTTTCCGAGAGAAGACTCAAGGAGATGTTAATAAGAAATAGTTTGCGCCTGAAGACCGTGCAGTATAACCATGCTTTGTTCTCATACATCTACGATTTATGCCTTTTTCAGTGGCTGCTCAAGATAGGTAACGAATTGCTATTGAGGAGACGAAAGCCCGGCCCCGACAGGTTGAGCGGCTATAATAGCCTTATTAAACTTTACAATAGTCTAATATATCCACTGCTACAGATACTGGATGGATTGGATCACATATTGTTTTACCGCTACAGATGTAGTTTTTCTATATTGATTGTTGCGGAAAAGGTAGCTAAGGATAAATGCTTACATCCCTTAGACGAAATCTACTAG
- a CDS encoding tetratricopeptide repeat protein — MRKSQLLNKISHQNRAVGLAERRQLLDGLLAVGVITYGLLVLIRVQRLPLVPFDLDYLAIALFLVALSLWLVGWLGKTGERWWPSSSRIASSLLLITILSADHMTAMLPVRSNVLSIALTFFVLMLVWASQKELQSLWKRAVGLALMLGWASQKELQSLWKRAVGLAERGCTTLTERPSVVTAALLLVYLAIRLWLNRTWIGNDEGNMVYDAKLIAEGYVPFRDFVARGTPLIYFYALFVKLFGANIYVIKTVNAFLSTAIVYVIYLIGTALHSRRAGLLAALLYVLSPIVLTIQTLILVFVQTGLPVSLGAYFFIKSEATSYRRPLFLSGLFLSLSFFTAASSLPFMLSLPLVLGLCRYRRGILDFARRLGYYLAGILVPALAIFGFYTWHLGFPAGVWKPLDISEVGQNMPRLSSEGTIYNWTLGTTLSTYLLALALVALIYIFMTRRSHLYFAGLLLAAWFFSALSVYIWYSFQVGFFNDYTIEFMSPLSLLAALFVTEINKVTLDRQMPKTVNLLTALLVIFSLVSIPIEPVQSSRGTVSYGSIFGSGIMPDTLEKVTRYLKPRVKPNDEIAAWALQYPLQAGCRQLMDISHPLIYDGNARLAEAMGSYSRADIIEHFATRNVKYVVEDGLRPAFPFLDDIRDLTYRLVTMIDEVRIYKRVNDDAFAKAARFVQEHHQDGDIVVSSSMWAKQFLGKYDYFAMQKDYKKYILIDGDQMVDMGQGAPLLSDVRELRNVLSRNQRVWLLAVRGRLTASFMEYVKSRMTLVYQVGTVEVYVSDKTEAWPAIERKKLGVLLANGSFEDRDGDGLPDGWDTLDWKGSTQVYGLERKDGRDVARIEKTNESGGAAYVQYLPLFPGQQYHLRGYAKGAESRIYIEYWDNRWQYFNNDIVSPVESGLFTPSLDWQSFSFEFTAPLEAATARVALAITGPGTAWFRDVALEEAQVYEEKDPSGSFSANGFIELGDIYRSDGDSETAEKAYMKAILLDPEASLAYTGLGDLSLDKGSAEEAISWYKRAVAVGTRPYDVHLRFGDLYRSLGRAGDAATQYKLAASIAPEDPWIRLRLGDLAKGQGQTDQAVNYYKEAISLNPKLVWGYQRLGEMAMDKGDLATARQYYEKALSLNPKFSSALVRLGDIVKEQGRTEEATQYYQKAIETDPGQFWGYLRLAEISRANGDVEKAKSYYKQAASLDPRSPYAFVALGDIYRNTGEMNKAIAQYEKAAQVAPNMVWPYVGLGECYRSLDRLEKAEDMYKRAIQIDPNNFWAHFGLAQTLQAQGRTSEAIAQYQEALKIDPSNTWAQNALKQLQP, encoded by the coding sequence ATGCGTAAATCTCAACTATTGAATAAAATAAGCCACCAAAATAGGGCGGTTGGGCTGGCGGAGAGGAGACAGCTGCTCGACGGTCTACTCGCCGTAGGGGTGATCACCTATGGCCTGCTCGTATTGATTCGGGTACAACGCCTCCCTCTGGTACCATTCGACCTCGACTACTTAGCGATAGCCCTCTTTCTGGTAGCTCTCAGTCTATGGCTGGTAGGCTGGCTGGGCAAAACCGGCGAGCGCTGGTGGCCAAGCAGCAGCCGAATCGCCTCCTCACTGCTGCTTATAACCATACTCAGCGCTGACCATATGACGGCTATGCTCCCTGTGCGCAGTAACGTACTTTCTATAGCCCTCACCTTCTTTGTCCTTATGCTTGTCTGGGCATCCCAAAAAGAGCTCCAGTCCCTCTGGAAGAGGGCAGTTGGGCTGGCCCTTATGCTTGGCTGGGCATCCCAAAAAGAGCTCCAGTCCCTCTGGAAGAGGGCAGTTGGGCTGGCGGAGAGGGGCTGCACCACACTCACCGAAAGACCATCAGTAGTGACAGCGGCTCTCCTACTCGTTTACCTTGCAATCCGCCTATGGCTGAATCGTACCTGGATCGGCAACGATGAGGGCAATATGGTCTACGACGCCAAGCTGATCGCTGAGGGATACGTGCCCTTCCGAGACTTCGTCGCTCGGGGCACTCCCCTTATCTATTTCTATGCTCTTTTCGTGAAGCTGTTTGGCGCCAACATCTACGTCATCAAGACCGTAAATGCTTTCCTCTCTACAGCGATAGTTTATGTCATCTACCTGATCGGAACAGCCTTACACAGTCGACGAGCCGGGCTACTGGCTGCTCTACTCTACGTCCTCTCACCCATCGTCCTCACTATTCAGACCCTCATCCTAGTCTTTGTCCAGACCGGATTACCAGTCAGCCTGGGCGCCTATTTCTTCATTAAAAGTGAGGCGACCTCCTACCGCCGCCCCCTGTTCCTCTCAGGCTTGTTCCTCTCCCTCTCGTTTTTCACCGCCGCCAGTTCCTTGCCCTTTATGCTGTCGCTGCCGCTAGTTTTAGGTCTGTGTCGCTATCGCCGAGGCATCCTTGATTTCGCCCGGCGCCTGGGCTATTACCTGGCTGGTATTCTTGTCCCTGCCTTAGCCATTTTCGGTTTTTATACCTGGCATCTTGGCTTCCCCGCCGGTGTTTGGAAGCCCCTCGACATCTCCGAGGTGGGACAAAATATGCCTCGCCTCTCCAGCGAAGGTACCATTTACAACTGGACCTTGGGGACAACACTCAGTACCTATCTGCTCGCCCTGGCTCTGGTGGCCCTAATCTATATATTTATGACCAGGCGTTCTCATCTCTACTTCGCCGGTCTACTGCTCGCTGCTTGGTTCTTTTCCGCCCTCAGCGTGTACATCTGGTATTCGTTCCAGGTAGGCTTCTTTAACGATTACACCATCGAATTTATGTCCCCTCTAAGTCTTCTGGCTGCTCTCTTTGTGACGGAGATCAACAAAGTGACGCTGGATCGACAGATGCCTAAGACGGTCAACCTCCTCACTGCCCTCTTGGTTATCTTCTCTCTAGTCTCTATACCAATAGAACCGGTCCAGTCCAGCAGGGGGACTGTCTCTTATGGAAGCATCTTCGGCAGTGGCATCATGCCAGACACCCTAGAAAAGGTAACTCGATACCTAAAGCCTAGAGTTAAGCCGAATGATGAAATTGCCGCCTGGGCCTTGCAATATCCCTTGCAAGCGGGTTGCCGACAGCTTATGGACATCAGTCATCCCCTTATTTATGATGGCAACGCTAGGCTAGCCGAAGCTATGGGCTCCTATAGCCGGGCAGATATCATTGAGCACTTCGCCACTCGTAACGTGAAATACGTCGTTGAGGATGGACTCCGCCCTGCCTTTCCCTTCCTGGATGACATCAGGGATCTCACCTACCGTCTGGTGACGATGATTGACGAGGTGCGCATTTATAAAAGGGTGAACGACGATGCCTTCGCCAAGGCGGCGCGTTTCGTTCAGGAGCACCACCAGGATGGCGATATAGTCGTCTCCAGTTCGATGTGGGCCAAACAGTTCCTCGGCAAGTATGACTACTTCGCCATGCAGAAAGACTATAAGAAGTACATCTTAATCGACGGCGACCAGATGGTCGATATGGGGCAGGGCGCCCCCCTCCTTTCCGACGTACGAGAACTGCGGAATGTCCTGAGCCGGAATCAGCGGGTATGGTTGCTTGCTGTAAGGGGTAGGCTTACAGCCTCCTTTATGGAGTACGTTAAGTCTAGGATGACGCTCGTCTATCAGGTCGGAACTGTGGAGGTGTACGTCTCAGATAAGACCGAAGCGTGGCCGGCGATAGAGCGAAAGAAACTAGGGGTATTGCTCGCGAATGGTAGTTTTGAAGATAGGGATGGCGATGGCTTGCCCGATGGCTGGGATACGTTAGACTGGAAGGGGTCAACACAGGTGTACGGCCTTGAACGCAAAGATGGACGAGATGTGGCCAGGATAGAGAAGACAAACGAGAGCGGTGGGGCAGCATATGTCCAATATCTTCCCCTATTTCCCGGACAGCAATACCACCTCCGTGGCTACGCCAAGGGAGCGGAGTCCCGCATCTACATTGAGTATTGGGATAACAGATGGCAATACTTTAACAATGATATAGTTAGCCCTGTAGAGAGTGGGCTCTTCACCCCCTCACTCGACTGGCAGTCGTTTTCTTTCGAATTTACAGCCCCCCTGGAAGCAGCCACAGCTCGGGTAGCCCTGGCCATCACAGGGCCTGGTACAGCTTGGTTCCGAGACGTCGCCCTGGAAGAGGCTCAGGTTTATGAAGAGAAAGACCCCAGCGGTTCTTTCTCCGCCAATGGCTTCATCGAACTGGGAGATATTTACCGGTCTGATGGCGACTCGGAGACCGCAGAGAAGGCGTATATGAAGGCTATCCTCCTCGACCCTGAGGCCAGCCTGGCTTATACTGGCTTGGGCGATCTGTCCCTGGATAAAGGAAGTGCGGAGGAAGCGATATCCTGGTACAAAAGGGCCGTGGCTGTGGGTACCCGCCCTTACGATGTGCACCTGCGCTTTGGCGACCTCTATCGCTCGCTGGGGAGAGCAGGCGATGCAGCCACCCAGTATAAGCTGGCCGCATCCATCGCCCCTGAGGATCCCTGGATTCGCCTGAGGCTGGGCGACCTGGCCAAGGGGCAGGGCCAAACGGATCAGGCCGTAAACTATTATAAAGAGGCCATCTCCCTGAACCCCAAATTGGTCTGGGGATATCAAAGATTGGGTGAGATGGCTATGGATAAAGGCGACCTCGCCACAGCACGCCAGTACTATGAGAAGGCGTTATCCCTAAATCCTAAATTTTCCTCGGCTCTGGTTAGACTGGGTGATATCGTCAAGGAGCAGGGACGAACGGAAGAGGCAACTCAGTATTATCAAAAAGCCATAGAGACTGATCCGGGTCAGTTTTGGGGTTATCTGAGACTGGCTGAAATAAGCCGAGCTAATGGTGACGTGGAGAAGGCCAAGTCGTATTATAAGCAGGCTGCCTCTCTCGATCCTAGATCACCCTACGCCTTCGTGGCTCTCGGCGATATCTATCGGAACACGGGGGAAATGAATAAGGCCATAGCCCAGTATGAGAAAGCGGCTCAGGTAGCCCCCAATATGGTTTGGCCATACGTTGGCCTGGGAGAGTGCTACCGAAGCCTAGACCGGCTGGAAAAGGCAGAGGATATGTATAAAAGGGCAATTCAAATCGACCCCAATAACTTCTGGGCCCACTTCGGCCTGGCCCAAACCCTCCAGGCCCAGGGCAGAACAAGCGAAGCCATCGCCCAGTACCAGGAGGCCCTCAAGATAGACCCCAGCAACACCTGGGCCCAAAATGCGCTGAAACAATTGCAGCCATAA
- a CDS encoding B12-binding domain-containing radical SAM protein codes for MKILLLVPPKGYYARRYSPENTFPHLGLGYVAASLRQAGFAVEILDAYVKRLSCNALGPLLKQKNPDVVGVTFTTETRFEGFETIRTAKRSLPGATIIAGGPHVTAAAEDTLLHIPELDIIVRGEAEETIVELARTLQYGMRLETIHGISYRQDGQIRHNPNRPWIKDLDSLPFPARDLFDPKDHTYIFALPDGHKVIATSLVTMRGCPYRCNFCFSSSMWGHAVRMRSPENILQEIDEIVDGFGIKGMWFYDDTFTIDRARTKELCQLIVAHHPDIRWYCQTRVNNVDKELLATMKEAGCCYISFGVESGCQRIIDQVVDKHIRLEQVRKAAAWCKELDIAANFTFIVSHPAETITDARQTLNLVADLMKDHEVNMGVMKIHPGTEIERIARLKGILPKDFSWAKEYTDEVFAMPLEFGSAPIFMDKMSWSEISALVIEYAAMKKIPIWQRVPRILSNIRTTADVVHYLTALVSYLRYNLSRLIPIRSKHA; via the coding sequence ATGAAAATACTTTTGCTGGTTCCACCGAAGGGTTATTATGCCCGAAGATATTCGCCGGAGAATACATTTCCCCATCTTGGGCTAGGTTACGTGGCCGCTAGCTTACGCCAGGCCGGCTTCGCTGTCGAGATTCTGGACGCTTACGTCAAGAGACTTTCCTGTAACGCTTTAGGACCGCTTTTGAAGCAGAAAAACCCAGATGTTGTAGGGGTGACCTTCACCACAGAGACACGCTTTGAAGGCTTTGAGACTATTCGCACGGCTAAACGCTCGTTACCAGGAGCGACCATAATCGCTGGCGGACCCCACGTCACCGCTGCGGCTGAAGATACGCTATTGCATATTCCCGAACTGGATATCATCGTCCGAGGAGAGGCTGAAGAAACAATCGTAGAACTGGCCAGAACGCTACAATACGGGATGAGGCTGGAAACAATTCACGGTATATCGTACCGGCAAGATGGACAGATTCGACACAATCCGAATCGTCCCTGGATAAAAGACTTAGATAGCCTACCCTTCCCCGCCCGCGATCTCTTTGACCCGAAGGACCATACTTATATCTTTGCCCTACCCGATGGCCATAAGGTCATCGCCACCAGCCTCGTCACTATGCGGGGATGCCCTTATCGGTGCAACTTCTGTTTTTCAAGTAGCATGTGGGGACACGCGGTTCGCATGAGGTCCCCCGAGAACATTCTCCAAGAAATAGATGAAATCGTTGATGGGTTTGGTATCAAGGGGATGTGGTTTTACGATGATACATTCACCATTGACCGAGCGAGAACGAAAGAGCTCTGCCAGCTGATCGTAGCGCATCACCCAGACATTCGATGGTATTGTCAAACTCGGGTAAATAACGTGGATAAAGAGCTGCTGGCCACGATGAAAGAGGCCGGCTGTTGCTATATTTCCTTCGGGGTGGAATCTGGTTGTCAGCGTATTATTGACCAAGTTGTAGACAAGCATATCCGACTGGAACAGGTGCGGAAGGCCGCCGCTTGGTGCAAGGAGTTGGACATCGCCGCCAATTTTACTTTCATTGTCAGTCATCCCGCTGAGACCATCACCGACGCTAGACAGACTCTTAACCTGGTAGCTGATCTTATGAAGGACCACGAGGTGAACATGGGGGTGATGAAGATTCACCCTGGCACTGAGATCGAGCGCATCGCCAGACTGAAGGGAATCTTGCCCAAGGACTTCTCCTGGGCAAAGGAGTACACAGATGAGGTTTTCGCCATGCCCCTGGAATTCGGCAGCGCACCCATATTTATGGATAAGATGAGTTGGTCCGAGATCAGCGCGCTGGTTATAGAGTACGCGGCTATGAAGAAGATCCCTATCTGGCAGAGGGTACCGCGGATACTGTCGAACATCCGCACTACAGCCGATGTGGTCCATTACCTGACCGCTCTCGTGTCCTATCTGAGGTATAATCTATCCCGCCTTATACCTATAAGGTCTAAACATGCCTAG
- a CDS encoding glycosyltransferase family 4 protein: MRILMLNHNVVWRSTFYRCFNFAKQLVRRGHELTVVTISPIRRMGFKEYFQDGVKIVESPDTLWGIMRTGWDPWDTLMRLLRLRHEPYDLVHGFDCRPVVIFPSLFTKNKWGIPFVSDWADWWGKGGVIEERPNKLIKIFFGAVETYFEEGFRHKADALTVISTALRERARGLGIPAERILHLPGGSDVETWIPLPKDKVRAEVGLSPDDKVAAFSGFVHYDLELVLRSFGKVCQTFPKARLILTGQSSPLTGKIGREMDIVDNIMDLGIVPYQEVGKYVSCADVCLLPFANKIANIGRWPNKVGDYMALGQPIVSNPVGDIKTLFESERIGLLAQDNAEDFAAKIVQLLDDPHLAAEMGENARRVALEKYSYEQLARRLENYYHTILDSKGSTIGDVGMLSNRGGQGSGSVP, translated from the coding sequence ATGCGCATCCTTATGTTAAACCATAACGTTGTCTGGCGCAGCACCTTCTATCGCTGTTTTAACTTCGCCAAGCAGCTGGTCAGGAGGGGGCACGAACTCACGGTGGTGACCATTTCACCCATCAGGCGCATGGGTTTCAAGGAGTATTTCCAAGACGGCGTCAAGATCGTTGAATCGCCTGATACGCTCTGGGGAATCATGCGCACCGGTTGGGACCCCTGGGATACCCTCATGCGATTGCTCCGCCTGCGCCACGAGCCCTACGATTTAGTGCATGGCTTTGATTGTCGTCCAGTAGTTATCTTCCCTTCCCTTTTCACTAAAAATAAATGGGGGATACCCTTCGTCTCCGACTGGGCCGATTGGTGGGGGAAGGGAGGGGTCATCGAGGAGCGACCAAATAAATTAATCAAGATCTTCTTTGGAGCAGTAGAGACCTACTTCGAGGAGGGCTTCCGCCATAAGGCTGATGCTCTAACAGTGATCAGTACGGCCCTGCGGGAACGAGCCAGGGGGCTCGGTATACCAGCGGAGAGGATCCTCCATCTTCCTGGCGGGTCCGACGTCGAAACCTGGATACCGTTACCAAAGGATAAAGTAAGGGCCGAGGTGGGGCTCTCACCAGATGATAAGGTGGCGGCCTTCTCTGGCTTCGTCCACTATGACCTGGAGCTGGTCCTGCGCTCATTTGGCAAGGTGTGTCAAACTTTCCCCAAAGCGAGGCTCATCCTTACAGGCCAGAGCTCGCCCCTGACAGGCAAAATAGGGAGGGAGATGGACATCGTTGATAACATCATGGACTTGGGCATCGTCCCTTACCAGGAGGTGGGCAAATACGTCTCTTGCGCCGACGTTTGCCTCTTGCCCTTCGCCAATAAAATTGCTAATATTGGGCGCTGGCCAAATAAGGTGGGCGACTATATGGCCCTGGGACAGCCGATCGTCTCTAACCCCGTCGGTGATATAAAGACCCTATTTGAGAGCGAACGCATCGGATTACTAGCCCAGGATAACGCCGAGGACTTCGCCGCCAAGATCGTTCAGCTACTTGATGATCCTCATTTGGCCGCGGAGATGGGGGAGAATGCCCGCCGAGTGGCCTTAGAAAAATATTCCTATGAGCAATTGGCCCGTCGCCTGGAGAATTATTATCACACTATCCTTGATTCCAAAGGCTCCACCATCGGCGATGTGGGGATGCTTAGCAACAGAGGTGGACAGGGGTCTGGGAGCGTCCCCTAG
- a CDS encoding class I SAM-dependent methyltransferase, whose amino-acid sequence MTSTDIENERAFFDRLARLDSYCENTESDFAEICHRLLDSYGQLRILDVGCGLGTNSLRLARMGHTVIGIDISWEAVKTAVRRALLQGLDAKFLVQDARYLSFPPDSFDLCFCGGLLHHLPDLQPVARELFCVLKDGGMVCSYDPNALHPYVRLVQKLRAWGLGRKRHTKEERALTPAEIQAGFAAAGFKDFQFQTMIFLSQKKNVVYREILLLLLRIYYRFGNGLGKGNALLMSCIKRGNHRSR is encoded by the coding sequence ATGACGTCGACAGACATCGAGAACGAACGCGCCTTTTTCGACCGCTTAGCCAGGTTGGATAGTTATTGTGAAAACACGGAATCGGACTTTGCCGAAATCTGTCACCGATTGCTTGACTCGTACGGGCAGCTACGCATATTGGACGTAGGATGTGGACTGGGCACTAATAGCCTTAGGTTGGCTAGGATGGGACACACCGTGATTGGCATTGACATCTCGTGGGAGGCTGTGAAGACGGCCGTAAGAAGGGCTCTTTTACAAGGATTGGATGCAAAATTTCTGGTGCAGGATGCGCGCTACCTATCCTTTCCACCGGATTCTTTTGACCTCTGTTTTTGCGGTGGTTTATTGCACCATCTCCCAGACCTTCAGCCCGTAGCACGGGAGCTCTTCTGTGTCCTGAAGGATGGGGGGATGGTATGCTCCTACGATCCAAATGCCCTCCATCCCTACGTCCGGCTAGTACAGAAGTTGCGGGCATGGGGATTGGGCCGCAAGCGTCATACAAAGGAGGAACGTGCTCTTACTCCCGCGGAGATACAGGCCGGCTTCGCAGCCGCCGGTTTCAAGGACTTCCAATTTCAGACGATGATCTTTCTTTCCCAAAAGAAGAACGTCGTCTATCGGGAGATATTATTACTGTTGCTGCGGATTTATTACAGGTTCGGGAACGGCTTAGGCAAAGGCAATGCCTTGCTAATGTCTTGTATCAAGAGGGGAAATCACCGATCGAGATGA
- a CDS encoding radical SAM protein: MLRPANLTPSFYSDLIALQEGIRFLREHQPRQIWNAFKYLINLNRPLTRVTWNPVDITILIESRCNQRCRFCLWHSKDLPRPYLPYHLSFEDYRRIVDIFAERDVAHVHICAAGEIFFNKDLFKMIEYTRQKKITVSMMSNCSSVVTPYIDQIATCGINRFLTNLDSGDPQQYEHLRQRASWQTTTENIRRLVAARQRARANFRIQVDCITIRQNYHTYKNLVKVCADLGIDDLFFYYMTPYPDMNEIVVPESIIKEDEIEIVQEIDEAIALGQKLGLRVFPPKFPKKSARRVTCSNLWRKLVVNLLNEKIPPERWIGNITTNCSLAHLGEAYTLGNILQDPFEEIWNGEKIRSLRERMLTDAPQICKECPNL; encoded by the coding sequence ATGCTTAGACCCGCAAATTTGACTCCTTCTTTTTATAGTGATCTCATCGCTCTTCAAGAGGGAATACGTTTTCTCCGTGAGCACCAGCCACGCCAAATCTGGAACGCCTTCAAATACTTAATCAATCTGAACCGGCCGCTGACTAGGGTTACCTGGAATCCAGTGGACATCACCATCTTAATTGAGAGTCGCTGTAATCAACGCTGCCGCTTCTGCCTTTGGCACTCCAAAGACCTGCCCCGGCCCTATCTCCCCTATCACCTCAGTTTTGAGGATTACCGTAGAATCGTGGATATCTTCGCTGAACGAGACGTTGCCCATGTCCACATATGCGCTGCAGGCGAGATATTTTTCAATAAAGACCTATTCAAAATGATTGAATACACCCGCCAAAAGAAAATCACCGTCTCTATGATGAGCAACTGTTCTAGCGTTGTCACCCCCTATATAGACCAGATCGCCACCTGTGGTATTAACCGTTTCCTAACAAACCTCGACAGCGGGGACCCTCAACAATATGAACATCTCCGCCAGCGGGCCAGCTGGCAGACGACGACCGAGAACATCAGACGCTTAGTCGCTGCCCGCCAACGAGCTCGGGCGAACTTCCGTATCCAGGTAGATTGCATAACTATCCGCCAAAACTACCATACCTACAAAAATCTGGTGAAGGTGTGTGCTGACCTTGGTATAGATGATTTATTCTTCTACTACATGACCCCCTATCCAGATATGAACGAGATTGTTGTGCCTGAAAGTATCATCAAAGAAGATGAGATTGAGATCGTGCAAGAGATCGACGAGGCCATCGCTTTGGGACAGAAGCTGGGGCTGCGCGTTTTCCCACCGAAATTCCCCAAGAAATCCGCTCGAAGAGTAACCTGTAGCAATCTCTGGCGCAAGCTGGTTGTCAACTTGCTTAACGAAAAGATTCCACCAGAGCGCTGGATCGGGAATATCACTACCAACTGCTCTTTGGCCCATTTGGGTGAGGCCTATACCCTTGGCAACATCCTGCAAGACCCCTTTGAGGAGATATGGAATGGGGAGAAGATCAGGTCATTGAGGGAAAGGATGCTGACCGATGCTCCCCAAATTTGTAAGGAGTGTCCTAACCTTTAG
- a CDS encoding flippase-like domain-containing protein, whose product MLTSLRRNLLVLQLLAGGLLLVLILSRLDMAKLGRIFQSADYRYILLGIALFVVSTLIDTYRWQIFVKPLGVAVSLRRLFAYYYISLLLGMFLPGKLGQDLTRIVALSRSSKHNVESTASVLMVRFMGIVALSLIASLSLVLSWPLVRHTNITIGVIVLCLICGTGLIVLFNKQLSARIFHLTFGVSVWDMKDIAERSYTSLSLYREPRVLLKGLGLSIATHLVAISYTYTLSLAVGLNTSFLIFLSVIPLITVASMIPVTFQGIGVREGAFVYIFSQLGIMAEKAFALSLTTYLLSILSALIGIVAYFSLVMRAETQPIADLPASETRITSR is encoded by the coding sequence ATGCTTACATCCCTTAGACGAAATCTACTAGTATTACAGTTACTGGCTGGAGGGTTACTGCTCGTCTTAATTCTCTCCCGTCTGGATATGGCGAAGCTGGGCAGAATATTCCAATCGGCAGATTATCGCTATATCTTACTGGGAATAGCCTTGTTCGTTGTCAGCACCCTCATTGACACCTACCGCTGGCAGATATTTGTGAAACCACTAGGAGTAGCAGTCTCATTACGACGACTCTTCGCCTATTACTACATAAGTCTGCTCCTGGGTATGTTTTTGCCTGGTAAACTGGGACAGGATTTGACCCGCATCGTTGCCCTATCTCGATCCAGCAAGCACAACGTGGAATCAACCGCTTCGGTGCTCATGGTCAGGTTTATGGGCATCGTCGCCTTATCCCTGATAGCCTCGCTCTCCCTCGTGTTATCCTGGCCCCTGGTGAGACATACCAACATCACTATCGGCGTAATCGTCTTGTGCCTGATCTGTGGCACTGGACTTATAGTCTTATTCAATAAGCAGTTATCAGCCAGGATCTTTCACCTGACCTTCGGAGTATCAGTTTGGGATATGAAAGACATCGCTGAGCGATCGTACACTAGCCTCTCTCTTTATCGGGAGCCCAGGGTCTTGCTCAAGGGGTTGGGGCTGTCCATCGCCACCCATCTTGTGGCCATAAGCTACACCTATACCCTATCCTTAGCCGTGGGACTGAACACCTCATTTCTCATTTTCCTAAGCGTCATCCCGCTGATTACGGTAGCTTCGATGATTCCCGTGACCTTTCAAGGCATTGGGGTACGTGAGGGTGCCTTTGTCTATATATTCAGTCAATTGGGTATAATGGCTGAAAAGGCCTTCGCCCTATCCCTAACAACCTACCTGCTTTCCATCCTGAGTGCATTGATAGGCATAGTGGCCTATTTCTCGCTGGTTATGCGGGCCGAAACGCAACCGATTGCTGACCTACCGGCGTCAGAGACCAGGATCACATCCAGGTGA